One genomic window of Quercus lobata isolate SW786 chromosome 9, ValleyOak3.0 Primary Assembly, whole genome shotgun sequence includes the following:
- the LOC115961497 gene encoding UDP-glycosyltransferase 83A1-like, translated as MREPEIPLKICVMDRQGRQPHVLVIPSPAQGHVAPLMKLSHKIVDHGIKVTFVNTEFIHAKVKASMIVKSEEKSPIRLVLIPDGLEPGDDRKDVLKLTQSMLKVMPVHLMDLIEKINQSNDDDDQISCIIADTTVGWALEVAEKMGIKRAAVWPCGPGTLAFQLHVPKLIEDGIIDTKGTPIKDNLIWLSKEISACSSTELPWSIPGDSKLQNVIFEYYTSRVNHYVKQCNWLLCNSFHELDSAVCDLIPGIIPVGPLLLGNQLSNYVGSFWPQNSTCLSWLDKQPVGSVIYVAFGSIVTLSQKQFDELALGLELIGKPFLWIVRSDITDGPLAEFLHVFRTRLNDRGMIVEWAPQEKVLDHPSIACFVSHCGWNSTLEGISMGFRFLCWPFFLDQFHNRSYICDVWKIGLGLTPDETGLITSHEIKTKIETLLSDDGIKRNSLELKKMAKTSVTEGGSSSKNFESFIEQLKH; from the exons ATGCGTGAGCCCGAAATCCCTTTGAAAATTTGTGTCATGGACAGGCAGGGTAGGCAACCGCATGTGCTGGTCATACCATCTCCTGCGCAGGGTCATGTTGCCCCTCTAATGAAGTTGTCACACAAAATTGTTGATCATGGGATCAAGGTCACATTTGTTAACACTGAGTTTATACATGCAAAAGTCAAAGCTTCAATGATAGTGAAGAGTGAAGAGAAGAGCCCAATAAGGCTAGTCTTAATCCCAGATGGGCTAGAACCTGGGGATGATCGAAAAGATGTTCTTAAGCTGACACAAAGTATGCTGAAAGTTATGCCAGTCCATTTGATGGACTTGATCGAGAAAATTAACCAgtcaaatgatgatgatgatcagATCAGTTGTATCATTGCTGATACAACGGTTGGGTGGGCACTAGAAGTTGCTGAGAAGATGGGAATTAAAAGGGCGGCAGTTTGGCCTTGTGGACCAGGAACCTTGGCCTTTCAACTTCATGTCCCGAAGCTTATTGAGGATGGAATAATAGATACTAAAG GAACTCCAATAAAAGACAACTTGATCTGGTTGTCAAAGGAAATCTCAGCATGCAGTAGCACTGAGTTGCCTTGGAGCATTCCAGGAGACTCAAAGCTACAAAACGttatttttgaatattataCTTCGAGAGTGAACCATTACGTCAAACAATGCAACTGGCTTCTCTGCAACTCATTCCATGAACTTGACTCAGCGGTCTGCGATTTAATTCCTGGGATCATACCTGTTGGCCCATTACTTTTGGGCAATCAATTAAGCAATTATGTTGGAAGCTTTTGGCCTCAGAATTCAACTTGTCTAAGCTGGCTTGATAAACAACCTGTGGGTTCAGTCATTTATGTTGCCTTTGGCAGCATAGTAACCCTTAGCCAGAAACAATTTGATGAACTAGCACTTGGTCTTGAACTCATAGGCAAACCATTTTTGTGGATTGTCCGATCAGATATAACAGATGGACCACTTGCTGAATTCTTGCATGTGTTTAGAACAAGACTAAATGATCGTGGAATGATTGTTGAATGGGCACCTCAAGAGAAGGTGTTAGACCATCCTTCTATTGCATGTTTTGTAAGCCATTGTGGATGGAATTCAACCTTGGAGGGTATAAGCATGGGATTCCGATTTCTATGTTGGCCTTTCTTTTTAGACCAATTCCATAATAGGAGTTACATATGTGATGTTTGGAAGATTGGTTTAGGGTTGACCCCAGATGAAACTGGGCTCATCACGAGTcatgaaatcaaaacaaaaatagaaacacTGCTCTCTGATGATGGtataaaaagaaattcattGGAGCTAAAGAAAATGGCCAAAACGAGTGTAACTGAAGGTGGATCCTCTTCTAAGAATTTCGAAAGCTTTATTGAACAATTAAAGCATTAA
- the LOC115959606 gene encoding uncharacterized protein LOC115959606, with amino-acid sequence MAEKLLHISAKELINKCSQVPEEFDMPMQIANLIGKTFVFQLELNDYNLKQGWEIYTVKKVFDPVMQIDNSVKLDQITDYYMSDATNDSDNNLPSEKDANPTNDASHVQLTPIADRQKRKRKQKLL; translated from the exons ATGGCTGAAAAATTACTCCATATATCAGCAAAAGAACTTATAAATAAATGTTCACAG GTACCTGAAGAGTTTGACATGCCTATGCAAATAGCAAACCTTATTGGGAAAACATTTGTCTTCCAATTGGAACTCAATGATTATAACCTCAAACAAGGATGGGAGATCTACACAGTAAAGAAAGTTTTTGATCCTGTTATGCAGATTGACAATTCAGTtaaacttgatcaaataacTGAT TATTATATGAGCGATGCTACAAATGATTCTGACAACAACTTACCAAGTGAAAAAGATGCTAATCCTACAAATGATGCAAGTCATGTACAGCTCACACCTATTGCAGATCGACAAAAGaggaaaaggaaacaaaaactCCTTTAA